TGACGGCAACGCGGAGAAGCAGCTGTTCTCGCTGCTCGACTCCTTCCCGGCGGGCACCGTGACCTCGGTCATCGCGATGATCCTCCTGGCGACGTTCTTCATCACCTCCGCGGACTCCGCGTCGACGGTGATGGGGACGATGAGCCAGAACGGGCGGCTCATCGCCGACCGGCGCGTGACCGTGCTGTGGGGCGCGCTCACCGGCCTCATCGCGGCCGTGCTGCTCATCAGCGGCAAGGACGAGGCGCTGACGAACCTGCAGAACGTGACGATCATCGCGGCGAGCCCGTTCGTCGTCATCATCATCGCGCTCATGGTGTCGCTGGTGAAGGGCCTGTCGAACGACCCGATGTACCTCGACGAGAAGGAGCAGCGCCGGTTCGGGCTCCGGCTCGCGCGGGAGCGTCGCCTCCAGGCGGAGGACGACGCCCGCGAGCAGCGGCGTCGCCAGCGTGACGAGCGGCGGCGACACGCGGCCGGTGGGTCGGGTGACGTCGACATGGTCGTCAGCCCGCTCCCGGTCGGCGCGTCCGGTGGGGAGGCCGGGCACCCCGCGGTCGAGGAGGCCGTCGAGGCCGCCGCGGCGAGTGCGGAGGCCGCCGCGACCTCGGCCGAGGAGGCCCGGACCTCCGCGGAGCAGGCCCAGCAGTGGGCGGAGCGTCCCGCGCGGCGCGGGTTCCTCCGCCGCCGCTGAGCAGGGGGGATTCAGTGCCCGGCGTCGAGGGGGACCGTCGGGCCCGGTCCGCGGACGGGGGAGGGGGTCGACGCCGACGTCCCCGGCGGCCGGACGCCGGCGATGTCGCGGACGCGGATCGTGTCGAGCGCCGCGAAGAACGCGGACTGCGCCTCGACGAGGGCGGTGCTCAGTTTGTCGCAGTGCTCGCGCCACGCCGCCGGGGGCTCCCCGCCGGCGTCCGCGGGGGTGCCGTCGGGACCGGTGACCACGGTGTGGACGGGCGGTTCGGCGTCGGGGGTGCGGGCCGGCGTGGTGGTGGGCGCGCCGGTCCCGTCCGCCGTGGCGGGGGCCGCGGCGTCGTCGTGGTCGGGGGTGCGGAAGCTGTCGAGCAGGCGGCTGTCGCCCTCGAGCTGCCGGATCAGGGTGCCGATGCGGAAGTCCAGGCCCCCCTCGGCGAGGCGGACACCGCCGGTGCGGCCCCGGGTCGAGCGGATGACGCCGATCTCGGCGAGGCGGGAGACGACCTTCGCGACGTGTGTAGCCGAGGCGTCGATGGCCTTCGCGACGCTGGAGGAGGTGTGCCGGCGGCGGGGCCGGGTGCCGTCGTCGGTGAGCTGGTCGGCGGCGAGATAGATGATGACGCGCAACCCAAGGTCCGTGAATCTCGTCAGCTGCATGGTGGGTGATGTCCTGTGGGAGACGTTCGTGGTGTTCTTAAAAACTGAATATCTCTGCCGTTTTATATTAGTTCCGGCCAAGATGAAGATGAGAATAACATGACGGAAAGATTTTTGGCGGATTGTCGAGACGCAATTCCGTCACCGGGGTCGGTGGGCCCGTCCGTACCATGTCCGACCACCCCCGACCGTGCCGGACCGTGACCGGGAACACGGGTGGAGGGCGGCGGGGCAGTGGTCGTGAAGCACAACTGGGGGTGGCCGTTTTCTCAGGGTGCTGTCCCGGTCCGGCGTCCGTCGTCCCCCGTCCCGGCCCCGGCCCCGGCGGGCGACCCGCACCCGGCCTGTCCGCACCTGACCCGCCCCCCGGCCCCGTCGCACCCGCCCCGCCCGGGCTCAGCGGTGCCGGACCGCCCCGCCGGTGATCGTGGAGCTCTTCGCGGTGACCTCGTCCCACTCCGCCGCCGGCGTGGAGTCCGCCGTGATCCCGCCGCCGACCCCGAGGCGGACCCGGCCGCCGCCGGTCCACTCGCACGTCCGGATCGCCACGGCGAGTTCGAGGACCCCGCCGGCGGAGAACCCCGCGCAGCCGCAGAACACCCCCCGGCTCTCCGGCTCCCACTCCCGGAGGAACCGCCGGGCGGCGAGCTTCGGGGTGCCCGTCACCGACGCCGGGGGGAAGGTGGTCTCGACGAGCCGCGCGTGCGTGACCTCCCGCGGGAGCGTCGCCCGGACCGTGGAGACGAGGTGCCACACGCCCGGGGCGGGGACGACGGTGAGGAGGTCGGGCACCGTCACCCCGCCGGTGACCGCGACCGTGCCGAGGTCGTGGCGGACGAGGTCGACGATCATGATGTTCTCCGCGACGTCCTTGACGCTCGCCAGGAGGTCGGCCGGGTCCCGGTCGCGGGGGAGCGTGCCCTTGATCGGCATCTCCACGACCTCGTCGCCGTGGCGGGACAGGTAGACCTCGGGGCTGAACGACGTCACGGCGACCGCGCACCCGGTCGTCCCGTGCCCGGCGAGGAAGACCGCGCGGGCGGGGCGGTGGTGGGCGACGGTGTCCGCGAACACCGCCGCGGCGGCGGCGTGGTCGTCCGCGCCGTCGTCGACCCGGCCGTGGAAGAACCCGGCGACGCACGCCTGGTAGACCTCGCCGGCGGCGATGGCCTCGAGGCAGTCCGTCACGCCCCGGGTGTGGCGGTCCCGGTCGGGGCCGCGCCAGCGGACCGTCGGGACGGGCGGGAAGCCGGGGGTCGGGGCCGTGGCGTCGGCGGGGGAGCCCCCGGGGTCGGTGGGGGAGCTGCCACCGGTCGCGCCCCCGGCGTCGGCGGTGCCGGCGACGGCGGCGTCCAGGGCCGCGTCGAAGGCTGCGTCGGGGGCAGCGTCCAGGGCCGCGTCGACGGTGGAGGGGTCGTCGTCGACCCCGGGGGTGTCCGTCGTCCGCAGCCACCACACCCCGTCTCCGTCGAGCCACAGGCTCGCCCGGGCGGCCCCGCCCCAGTGTGCGGCGAGGGGCGCCCCCGCCGCGTCACGGACCCCGCCGTCGTCCGCCGCGGCGTCCGGGTAGCGTCGCACCCCGAACCAGAGCGGCGCCGACCCGGCACCCGACCCGGCACCCGACCCGGCACCGTCACCGCCCCCCGGGAACGCCCCGTCCGGCCCGGCGGCCGCGGCGTCCCGGGCGTCGAGCGCCGGGACGAGGACCGCCGCGTGCCCGGCCCACGCCCCGACGGCGAGGGCCGGCAGCGGCGCACCGACGCGGAGCGCCCGGGCGGTGAGCACCCGGAACACCCGCAGCGCCTCGTCCACCGGGTCGGGTCGCCCCGCCGCCGCGGCGTCGGGACCGGTCGGTCGCCCGGTCAGACGACGGAAGGACCCGCCCGCGAGACGGCGGACGGGGGCGGGACCGGGTGAGAGCTCCGACGGCATGGTGGAGACAGTACCGCGCACCCCACGGCCGTTTAGCACTCGATGTGGACGTGCAATAGGCTGGACCGCATGTCGCAACACGTGCTCACGTCCGTGGCCTGGCCCTACGCCAACGGCCCCCGCCACATCGGTCACGTCGCGGGATTCGGCGTCCCCTCCGACGTCTTCGCCCGCTACCAGCGGATGATCGGCAACAACGTGCTCATGGTGTCGGGGACGGACGAGCACGGCACCCCGCTGCTCGTCCAGGCGGAGAAGGAGGGCATCCCGGTCCAGGAGCTCTGCGACCGGTACAACCGGATCATCGTCGAGGACCTCGTCGGCCTCGGCCTGTCCTACGACCTGTTCACCCGGACGACGACGCGCAACCACTACGCCGTCGTCCAGGAGCTCTTCCGCGGGCTCAACGACAACGGCTACATGATCCGTCAGACCACCACCGGCGCGATCAGCCCGACGACCGGCCGCACCCTGCCGGACCGGTACATCGAGGGCACGTGCCCCATCTGCGGTGCGACGGACGCGCGTGGCGACCAGTGCGACACGTGCGGCAACCAGCTGGATCCGTCGGACCTCATCGACCCCCGGTCGAAGATCAACGGCGAGACCCCCGAGTTCGTCGAGACCGAGCACTTCATGCTCGACCTCCCGGCCCTCGCGGACGCCCTCGGCGAGTGGCTCCACGGCCGCGAGGACTGGCGGCCGAACGTCCTCAAGTTCTCCCTCAACCTGCTCAAGGACCTGCGCCCCCGCGCGATGAGCCGGGACATCGACTGGGGGGTGCCGATCCCGATCGAGGGCTGGCAGGACAACAACGCGAAGAAGCTCTACGTGTGGTTCGACGCGGTCGTCGGCTACCTCTCCGCCTCCATCGAGTGGGCGTGGCGCTCCGGCGACCCCGAGGCGTGGCGCGCGTGGTGGACGGACCCCGACGCCGTGTCCTACTACTTCATGGGCAAGGACAACATCACGTTCCACTCCCAGATCTGGCCCGGTGAGCTGCTCGGCTACCGCGGGCTCGGCGCGCACGGCGGCGAGGCCGGCGAGTTCGGCGAGCTCGACCTGCCGACCGAGGTCGTCTCCTCCGAGTTCCTCACGATGTCCGGGTCGAAGTTCTCCTCCTCCAAGGGCGTCGTCATCTACGTGCGGGACTTCCTCGAGGAGTTCGGCCCGGACGCGCTGCGCTACTTCATCTCCGTCGCCGGCCCCGAGACGACGGACACGGACTTCACGTGGGACGAGTTCGTCCGCCGCGTCAACCAGGAGCTCGCCAACGAGTGGGGCAACCTCGTCAACCGCACCGTGTCGATGGCCCACAAGAACTTCGGGGAGATCCCGCAGCCGGGGGCGTTCACGGACGGGGACCGGGAGCTTCTCGACGCCGCCCTCGCCGCGTACGACACGGTCGGCACGTGCCTCGGGGAGTGCAGGTTCAAGGCCGGCATGACCGAGGCGATGCGGCTCGTCGCGCGCGCGAACCAGTACATCGCCGCCGAGGAGCCGTGGAAGCTGGCGAAGGACCCGGACCGGCGCGAGCGGCTGGCGACCGTGCTCTACGTCGCCCTCCAGGTCGTCGCCGACGCGAACACCATGCTCACCCCGTACCTGCCGTTCAGTGCGCAGACGGTCTTCGAGACCCTCGGCGGGACCGGCGAGTGGGCCGCCCAGCCGACCGTCCGGGAGGTCACCGACGACTCGCCGCGGACGCCGGTGGGCGTCGGCGTCCCCGAGGCCGGGCGGAGCTACCCGATCATCACCGGGGACTACACGCGCCAGCAGGCCCGGTGGGGGCGCACGGAGCTCGTGCCCGGCACCGCGCTGACGAAGCCGTCGCCGCTGTTCCGCAAGCTCGACCCGGAGCTCGCCGAGACCGGGCCGTCCTGGGCGCCCGTCACGCCCGCCGGGGAGTGACCGGGCGGCGGTGACGCGGGGGGCACGGGGGCGCACGCGGCGGCTGCCGCGACGGCGGGGGACGTGACCCGGCGGGGGCCGGGGCCCGGCGGGGGCCGGGGCCGGGGAGGGTCAGGGGCCGGGGAGGGTCAGGGGACCTGCCGGAGTCCCGCCGGCGGGGTGAGGACGCGGTGGGCGGCGTCGACCCCCTCCCACCGGTGGGCGTCCCAGCCGCGCCGGGCGGCGACGGTGAGCGCGGCCTCGTCCGACCCGAAGTACACGACCGCCGCCGGGTCGAAGCCGGCGAGGGCGACCTGCCGGTCGAACCGGCGGAACGCGCCCTGGTGCGGCGTGGTGAAGCGCAGCTCCACGGAGAACGACGTCACGGCCGCCGCCCGGCCCCAGTCCGCCGCCCGGACCCGGTCGACGACCGGCTGCGGGGCGTCGGCGAGGACCGCGTACGGGCGGCCCGTCGCGCGGAGGTGCATGAGCAGGCGCAGCGTCGCGGGGTCCGGGGTGGAGCACCGGGCGGTGTCGTCGGCGATGAGGTCCTCGACGAGCGCCGGGTCCGGCTCGACGCCGGCGGAGCGCAGGACCGCCGTCGCGAAGTCCCGCGGCCCCATCGACAGGCAGTAGCTCTCCCGGTAGCGGGCGTACGACGCGGCGAGGGCGGCGGCCGTCGCGGCGTCCGGCCCGGGCCGGTGGCGGGCGACGACCGTGGCCAGCGTCACCGCCGGGTCCGGGGCCGGGACGAGGACCCCCGGCAGGTCGAAGACGATGAGGGGGGTGGCGGACGGGCTGACGGGTGACGGTCCCATGGGTTCTCCTCGACCGGGTCGGCCGGTGTGCGGGGTGGTGCGGTGCAGGTGTGCAGGTGTGCGCGGCGTGCGCGGCGTGCGCGGCGTGCGCCGGGCGGCGCCGGTGCCGGGGTGTGCGGGGGTCGACGGATGCGGTCGGGGCCAGTGTGGTGCACCCGGGTGGCGGGGGCGTGACCGGGGCGGTGCGGCGTCGTGACGGCTCGGTGACGGGACGGTGAACGCGGGGGAGTGTCCGGTGCCCCGGTTAGGGTGGGGGCATGTCACGGAAGAAACCGCGCCCGACCCCCGTCCCGCCCGAGCCGCTCGGCAGCCTCTTCGACGCGCACACGCACCTCGCCGCGACGGGGGCGACGGACCCCGCGTCGGTGACGGCGGTCATGGACCGCGCGGCCGCCGTCGGGGTGCGGGGCGTGTGCACCGTCGGGGACGGGATGGAGGAGACGGAGGCCGCCGTCCGGGCGGCGCACAGTGACGACCGGGTGTGGGCGGCGTGCGCGGTCCACCCGACGCGCGTCGGGGAGCTCGACGCCGCCGCGCGGGCGCGCCTGACGGAGCTCGCCGCGGACCCGCGGTGCGTGGCGGTGGGGGAGACGGGCCTCGACCGGTACTGGCTGGAGCACGACCCGGGGTGTCCGTCGCTGGAGGTGCAGGAGGAGGCGTTGCGGTGGCACGTCGACCTCGCGGTGCAGGTGGGCAAGCCGCTCATGATCCACAACCGGGAGGCGGACGCGGACCTGCTCCGGATTCTCGACGACGCGCCCCGGCCGCCGGTCGTCATCCTCCACTGCTTCTCCTCCCCGTTCGCGGTCGCCGAGCAGGCGCTCGAGCGGGGGTGGGTGCTGTCCTTCGCCGGCAACGTCACGTTCCGGCGGAACGAGGAGATGCGGCGGGCGGCGGCGGTGGCGCCCGCCGGCCAGATCCTCGTCGAGACCGACGCCCCCTACATGACCCCGGAGCCGTTCCGCGGGGCGCGGAACGAGCCGGCCTTCGTCGGGTACACCGCGCGGTGCATCGCCGGGGTGCGGGACGAGGACCCGGAGGAGTTCGGCGCGACGGTGACAGAGAATGCCCGTCGGTGTTATGGAATCGAGACTCTTCCGGCTGCCGGGAATGCCGGCGTGACGGAGTAACGGTTATTTACCTCATGTATTCATCGTGACGAAAGTGATCGCGTGTGACGCAACGGGACTCCTGATCTTCCAGTGACGTGCAGGTCGCGGGCCTGGTCGGGCTGCGGCGCCCGAAAATGTGGGCTGCGTGACATTTCTGCGCGGACAGCTGGACGTCACGGCATCGTTATCGTATTGTGATGGAACATCCAGCGCCCGCCCCTCCACGGCGTCCGCATTCCCCGTCCCCGACGGTCCTGTCGCGGGGTGACCGGTTCCCGGCCGCCCCGCACGCCACACCACGTCCACCCCGGGCGTGTGCACCAGCCGGTTCCACCGGAGGTGCCGCGCCCACCCGGGAGGGACACGGTACGGCCGGTCCGCGACCGGCCACCGGGCCGTCACCCCCACAGGGGACGGGGGACCACGTCACCGAGAACGAGAAGAGTACTGCGTGTCCCCGAAGAAGAAGTCGCATCTCCACCGCATCAACACGACCACGTCCGTCCCGCTGCGCGTCGCCACCGGCGGCATGCTCGCCACGCTCGTCGTCGGCGGTGTCGTCGTCGCGAACAACCAGAAGGACGTCACGCTCGACGTCAACGGCCGGGTGACCCGGGCGAGCACGATGTCCGGCGACGTCCGGAAGGTCCTCGAGGACGCCGGTGTCCAGGTCGGTGACCGGGACGTCGTCACGCCCGGGCTCGGCGAGTCCGTCGGTGACAACGGCACCATCACGGTCCGCTCCACCCGCCAGGTCAGCCTCACGGTCGACGGCCAGTCCACGCAGGTCGACACCACCGCCATGACGGTCGACGACCTGCTGCGGCAGCTCGGCTACGAGGGCAGCGGCCGGATCATGTCCTCCAGCGGCTCCGCGGCCATCCCGGTCGACGGCATGAACCTCGACATCTCCTCCCTCAAGCACTTCACGCTGTCCGACGGCGGCAAGGACGCCGTCCTCTCCATGGCCGCGCGCACCGTCGGCGACGTCCTGCGGATGCGGGGCGCCGACCTCGGCCCGGACGACGTCGTCACCCCGTCCGCCGACACCCCCGTGACGGACGACATGCACATCGACGTCCAGCGGGTCACCACCGAGCAGGTCCAGGAGGACCGCGAGGTCGCCCCGTCCGAGCGCGTCGTCGAGGACCCCGAGCTCGCCTCCGGTGAGGAGCAGGTCGTCGAGGCCGGCACCCCGGGCAAGGAGCAGGTCACCTACGAGGTGAAGAAGGAGAACGGCCGCGAGGTCGGTCGCCGCGAGGTCGGCGTCCGCCCGGTCGACGCCCCGGCCGACCGCGTCGTCAAGCGCGGCACGAAGGCCGCCGCCGTCACCGCGACGACCACGACCGGCGGCGGCAACACCGGCGCGGCCGCCCCGGCCGTCGCCGACGGGGGCGTGTGGGACTCCATCGCCCAGTGCGAGTCCGGCGGCAACTGGGCCATCAACACCGGCAACGGCTTCAACGGCGGCCTGCAGTTCACCCCGTCCACGTGGGCCGCATTCGGCGGCACCGCCTACGCGCCGCAGGCGTACATGGCCACCCGCGAGCAGCAGATCGCCGTCGCGGAGAAGGTCCAGGCCGCCCAGGGCTGGGGTGCCTGGCCCGCCTGCACGTCGAAGCTCGGCATCCGCTGACCCGACCTCCCCGGGGTGACCGCCCCGGGGAGGGCTCCGCACCGGGGGGACATCGCATCGGGGGTGCGCCGGGGACATCACGCCGGAAGCCACTGCATCGGGGGCACACCGCGCCGGGGGCGACGGTGCCGGGGGCGTGACGTCGCTGAGAGGCGCGTCGAACCCCCACCCCCGCCGGGTCCGTGTGCCCCGCGCAGCCCGGGTGCTCTACGGTGAGACCATGATCCGTCGCCTCGTGGCCCGTGTCTTCGGGCGCTGCAGCCGGTGGACCCTCAGCACCCGCCCCGCCCCCGACGGCGCGTGCGTGCTGGTGGGGGCACCGCACACGTCGAACTGGGACTTCATCCTCATGCTCGCCATCGCCTGGCGGCTGGACATCCACGTCCACTGGATGGGCAAGGACAGCCTGTTCCGGGGCTGGATGCGGCCCCTCATGCTCGCCCTCGGCGGCATCCCCGTCGACCGCGACAACCCCGGTGGTCTCATCGACGACGTCCTCGGGCGCATCCGCACCGACGACCACTTCGCCCTCGTCATCACCCCCGACGGCACCCGGTCCGGCCACAGCCGCTGGAAGTCCGGCTTCTACCGGATCGCCCGCGAGGCCGACCTGCCGGTCATCCTCGGGTACGTCGACCGCACGACGATGACCACCGGCCTCGGCCCGACCCTCCGCCTCACCGGGGACGTCGCCGCCGACATGGACCGCATCCGCGACTTCTACTCCGACAAGGCCGGGTTCACCCCCGCCCACCGGGTCGAGCCGCGCCTCCGGGAGGAGTGACGCGCCTCCGGGAGGAGTGACGCGCGGGGCGCCGGGGGAGGGGGACCGCCCGGCGCCGCTCAGCCGAAGGTGAACGAGTACAGTGTCACGCCCTCGGGGACGTCGAGGCGCAGCGTCCCCTCCGTCACCGTCGGCCCGGAGACGAGGTCCACGCTCCCGGGCGTCGACGGGACCGGGATGTTCCGCGTGGAGCCGTCGGGCAGCGTCGTCCGCAGGGTCCCGGACCCGGACGCGACGACCTGCACGATCCGACCCCGGACCCCGAGCAGCAGCCCGGCGGGGCCGGTGGGCGTCACCGACTGCCCGTCGATCCTCCAGTCCCCGGTGAGGGTGTACCGGGGTCGACGCGGTTCGGGCACGTCGGTGGGGAAGCTGTGCGTGCCTGCGGTGTGCCCGTGGTCGGTGTGGAACCGGGACCGCTCCGCGCCGAGGTAGGTCTCCGGGTTGCGGCCCCCGGTCAGGCGGTCCGCGCCGCCGGTGCCGGCCGTGCCGGATGTGCCGGCCCCGGCCTCGGATGTGCCGGTCGCCCCGCCGCGGGCGGCGTCGTCACCGTCGGCACCCCCGGGTTCGACGGGCGCGGGCAGCCGCGCCCCCGGGTCCGCCTCCCGGATCAGCGCCCGGACCAGGCGTTCCGTCTCCGCGTACGCGCCCTCGCCCTCGTGGACCTGGCGGACCGTGCCGGCGTGGTCGACGAGGTAGTGGGCCGGCCAGTACCGGTTGCCGTACGCCCGCCACGTCGCGAAGCTGTTGTCCTGGGCGACCGGGTAGGTGATCCCGGCGTCCCGGGCGGCCGCGCGGACGTTCCCCGCCTCCTGCTCGAAGGGGTACTCCGGGGCGTGGACGCCGACGACCGTCAGCCCGTGGGCCCGGTACCGGTCGCTGAGGGCGGTGAGGTGGGTGTTCGCCCGCTGGCAGTTGATGCACGCGTACGCCCAGAAGTCGACGAGGGTCACGTGCGCCGGCCCCGTGCCGGGGGTGCCGCCGCCCGGGGAGCGCGGGTCGACGGGGGCGTCGGTGTTGAACCAGCCCTCGAGGCCGCGGAACGCGGGCGCGGGGCCGCAGTCACGCAGTTCATCGGGGGAGGCGCTGCGGCAGGCGTCGAGCGATCCCCCCTCCGCTCCACCCTGCCCGGGGTCCCCGTCCGCACCGTGACCGCCGGTGACCCGGCCGAGCGCGCGACGGACGCCGGCGTCGTCGGTGAAGGCCCGCTGCACCCCGGCGGTCCAGTCCGGGAGTGCCCGCTGGAGCCGGGCGGGGGCGTCCGCGGCGAGCGCGACGGCGAGGAGCAGGACGACCGCCCCGGCGACCCGCGTCACCGCGGTCCGGTGCCGGCGCACGACCGCCGCCCGCTGGCCGATGCGGTTGCCGGCCAGGGCGAAGAACAGCAGCGGGGAGCAGGCGCCGACGGCGAAGGCCACGGTGAGTGCCACCGTCCCCCACCCGATGTCGCCGGTCGCCCCGGCGACGGTCACGGCGGCGAGGACGGGCCCGGCGCACGGCACGTACACCGCGCCGAGGGCGAGGCCGACGCCGAAGCCGCCCGCGCCGCCGCCGGTGCGGGTGCGGCGGTCGATCCACCCGGGCATCCGCAGCCGGCTGAACGGCCGTTCGAGCAGCTCACCGACGGCCGGGACGATCATGCCCACGCCGACGGCGACGAGCAGGGCGATGCCCACCCACCGCAGGACCCCGCCGGGCAGGCCGAGCGCGGAGAGGACGACGGTGCCGAGGAGGGTGATCGCCGCGAAACTCACCGCGATGCCGAGGGCCACGGCGAAGGGGCGGCGTCGGTCACCGCCGGAGACGACGAGCACCACCGGGAGGACCGGGAGGATGCAGGGGGAGACGCCGGTGACGGCGCCGCCGATGAGGCCGATGAGCACAAGTTCCCACATGGGGGTCCTTTCGTCGGGGGGGGGGCAGGTGGCGGGGCCCGGTGCGTCCGGGCTCATGAGGTCCTCCGGGGCGGGGGCGCACCCGGATTGGCCGCCGCGGACCGGGGGCGGGGGACGGGGGAGGGGCACGGGGCCCGGGTGGAGGGCCCGGGGAGGGCCAGGACGGAGGGCCCGGGACAGGGGACGACGCCGCCTCCCCGCCGCGCGACGCCCCCGCACTCCGCCGGCGTGTCCGCCCCCGTCCGGGGGTGGCTCCGTGATCCCCGGCAATCCGCCCGCCCCGTGGGTCCGGAGGACAGGGTGAGGCGCGCCGACGGGGCGTCGCCCACGAACGAAGGAGTAGCCCATGCGTGTTCCCCAGATCCGTCGCGGTGCGTCCACCCCCGGAACCCGGCCCGCCGGCGGAGGTGACGCCGGGGCGGGCGCGTCCCGCACCGGCCGGTCGTCGGTGCGGCGGAGCGCGGCGGTCGCCGGCGTCGTCCTCCTCGGGTCCGCGGTGCTCGCGGCGTGCGGGGACGACGGGACCAGCCCGGCGTCCGTCACGGAGCCGGTGACGTCGACGTCGACCCCGGCCCCGGCCCCGGCGAAGTCGTCGGCGTCGACCCCGGCCCCGGCGGGCATGACCGGCATGGACCACATGGACGGGAAGGACCACATGGACGGCATGACCGGGATGGACGGCAAGGACCACATGGATCACATGGACGGCATGACCGGCATGGACGGCAAGGACCACATGGACGGCATGACGGGCAAGGACGGCAAGGACCACATGGACGGCATGACGGGCAAGGACGGCAAGAACGGCATGGATCACATGGACGGCATGGACCACGGCGACCACATGAGCGGCACGGACCACATGAACGGCATGCCCGCGGGGGATCCGGCCGCGGCCGATTCGCACTAGGGTTCCCCTGTGCGCCGCGGTGCCATAGGATCGGCCGGTGTGCTGACTCCCGAGCGTCCTGCCGTCGACGCGCTGCTCACGCGGGTCGCCTCGGGCGACCGGGCGGCCTTCGCGGACCTCTACGACGCCCTGGCCCCCCAGGCGAACGGCGTCGCCTGCACCGTCCTGCGTGACCGCACCCTCGCGGAGGAGGTCGTGCAGGAGGTCTTCATCGAGGTGTGGCGCACCGCCCCGCGGTACGACGCCGGCCGGGGCGGCGCCCGCGGCTGGGTCCTCCGCCTGACCCGGCTCCGGGCGATCGACCGCCTCCGGTCCCACCTCGCGACGCTCGACCGCGACGACCGGGAGGCCGCCCTCCAGCGGGTCGCGTCACCCCTGTCCGTCGAGGACGAGGTCGTCCGCGACATCGACGGCGCGCACGTCCGTGACGCGCTCGACGCGCTCGGCGAACCGCACCGGACCGCCGTCCGCCTCGCGTTCTTCGCCGGCCTCACCCACAGCGAACTGGCCGCGGCGACCGGCGTCCCCCTCGGCACCGCGAAGACCCGGGTCCGGGACGGTCTCCGTAAACTGAGGGCCGTCATCGGCACCGGTGAGCCGGCATCCCGCCCGACCCCCGGAAAGGAGGGCACCCGTGGCACGCTCTGACAGCACCCGCCCCGACGAGGGCGCGTACGACGCCGCCGTCGACGCCGACCCCGCGCTCGCGGACGTCGAGATCCCCCTGCTCACCACCGTCACCCCCGTCCCGGTGCGCCCCGGGGCGCGGGAGGAGCTGCTCGCGGCCGTCGC
The sequence above is drawn from the Corynebacterium bovis DSM 20582 = CIP 54.80 genome and encodes:
- a CDS encoding resuscitation-promoting factor; translation: MSPKKKSHLHRINTTTSVPLRVATGGMLATLVVGGVVVANNQKDVTLDVNGRVTRASTMSGDVRKVLEDAGVQVGDRDVVTPGLGESVGDNGTITVRSTRQVSLTVDGQSTQVDTTAMTVDDLLRQLGYEGSGRIMSSSGSAAIPVDGMNLDISSLKHFTLSDGGKDAVLSMAARTVGDVLRMRGADLGPDDVVTPSADTPVTDDMHIDVQRVTTEQVQEDREVAPSERVVEDPELASGEEQVVEAGTPGKEQVTYEVKKENGREVGRREVGVRPVDAPADRVVKRGTKAAAVTATTTTGGGNTGAAAPAVADGGVWDSIAQCESGGNWAINTGNGFNGGLQFTPSTWAAFGGTAYAPQAYMATREQQIAVAEKVQAAQGWGAWPACTSKLGIR
- a CDS encoding TatD family hydrolase, with amino-acid sequence MSRKKPRPTPVPPEPLGSLFDAHTHLAATGATDPASVTAVMDRAAAVGVRGVCTVGDGMEETEAAVRAAHSDDRVWAACAVHPTRVGELDAAARARLTELAADPRCVAVGETGLDRYWLEHDPGCPSLEVQEEALRWHVDLAVQVGKPLMIHNREADADLLRILDDAPRPPVVILHCFSSPFAVAEQALERGWVLSFAGNVTFRRNEEMRRAAAVAPAGQILVETDAPYMTPEPFRGARNEPAFVGYTARCIAGVRDEDPEEFGATVTENARRCYGIETLPAAGNAGVTE
- a CDS encoding RrF2 family transcriptional regulator — its product is MQLTRFTDLGLRVIIYLAADQLTDDGTRPRRRHTSSSVAKAIDASATHVAKVVSRLAEIGVIRSTRGRTGGVRLAEGGLDFRIGTLIRQLEGDSRLLDSFRTPDHDDAAAPATADGTGAPTTTPARTPDAEPPVHTVVTGPDGTPADAGGEPPAAWREHCDKLSTALVEAQSAFFAALDTIRVRDIAGVRPPGTSASTPSPVRGPGPTVPLDAGH
- a CDS encoding chorismate-binding protein yields the protein MPSELSPGPAPVRRLAGGSFRRLTGRPTGPDAAAAGRPDPVDEALRVFRVLTARALRVGAPLPALAVGAWAGHAAVLVPALDARDAAAAGPDGAFPGGGDGAGSGAGSGAGSAPLWFGVRRYPDAAADDGGVRDAAGAPLAAHWGGAARASLWLDGDGVWWLRTTDTPGVDDDPSTVDAALDAAPDAAFDAALDAAVAGTADAGGATGGSSPTDPGGSPADATAPTPGFPPVPTVRWRGPDRDRHTRGVTDCLEAIAAGEVYQACVAGFFHGRVDDGADDHAAAAAVFADTVAHHRPARAVFLAGHGTTGCAVAVTSFSPEVYLSRHGDEVVEMPIKGTLPRDRDPADLLASVKDVAENIMIVDLVRHDLGTVAVTGGVTVPDLLTVVPAPGVWHLVSTVRATLPREVTHARLVETTFPPASVTGTPKLAARRFLREWEPESRGVFCGCAGFSAGGVLELAVAIRTCEWTGGGRVRLGVGGGITADSTPAAEWDEVTAKSSTITGGAVRHR
- a CDS encoding 1-acyl-sn-glycerol-3-phosphate acyltransferase; the encoded protein is MIRRLVARVFGRCSRWTLSTRPAPDGACVLVGAPHTSNWDFILMLAIAWRLDIHVHWMGKDSLFRGWMRPLMLALGGIPVDRDNPGGLIDDVLGRIRTDDHFALVITPDGTRSGHSRWKSGFYRIAREADLPVILGYVDRTTMTTGLGPTLRLTGDVAADMDRIRDFYSDKAGFTPAHRVEPRLREE
- the metG gene encoding methionine--tRNA ligase, whose product is MSQHVLTSVAWPYANGPRHIGHVAGFGVPSDVFARYQRMIGNNVLMVSGTDEHGTPLLVQAEKEGIPVQELCDRYNRIIVEDLVGLGLSYDLFTRTTTRNHYAVVQELFRGLNDNGYMIRQTTTGAISPTTGRTLPDRYIEGTCPICGATDARGDQCDTCGNQLDPSDLIDPRSKINGETPEFVETEHFMLDLPALADALGEWLHGREDWRPNVLKFSLNLLKDLRPRAMSRDIDWGVPIPIEGWQDNNAKKLYVWFDAVVGYLSASIEWAWRSGDPEAWRAWWTDPDAVSYYFMGKDNITFHSQIWPGELLGYRGLGAHGGEAGEFGELDLPTEVVSSEFLTMSGSKFSSSKGVVIYVRDFLEEFGPDALRYFISVAGPETTDTDFTWDEFVRRVNQELANEWGNLVNRTVSMAHKNFGEIPQPGAFTDGDRELLDAALAAYDTVGTCLGECRFKAGMTEAMRLVARANQYIAAEEPWKLAKDPDRRERLATVLYVALQVVADANTMLTPYLPFSAQTVFETLGGTGEWAAQPTVREVTDDSPRTPVGVGVPEAGRSYPIITGDYTRQQARWGRTELVPGTALTKPSPLFRKLDPELAETGPSWAPVTPAGE